In Methanosphaera sp., a single window of DNA contains:
- a CDS encoding glycosyltransferase family 2 protein, translating into MDLSIIIVNYATYQMTSDTIHSVIDTVYDISYEIIVVDNDSPDDSAQKLIDEFKDYENINIILNSSNDGFAVANNIGFRNAKGEYTLLLNSDVIVKDDTINNTLSYIKDHPNAGAVGCRILLADGSLDKACKRSFPTVDVSFYRMCGLSKLFPNSPRFNRYNLSYLDECEIHSIDCLVGAYMLMPSSLYKEVGGLDEDYFMYGEDIDLCYKIKKLGYDVIYYGKNTITHYKGASGKNKRLLYEFYNSMDIFYRKHYKDENNFIVNTFIHASIWLMYYVKLILSYIRR; encoded by the coding sequence TTGGATCTTTCAATTATTATTGTTAACTATGCAACATATCAGATGACATCAGATACAATACATTCAGTTATAGATACAGTGTATGATATTTCATATGAAATTATTGTTGTTGATAATGATTCACCAGATGATAGTGCACAAAAACTTATAGATGAATTTAAAGATTATGAAAATATTAATATTATTCTTAATTCATCAAATGATGGATTTGCTGTTGCAAACAATATTGGATTTAGAAATGCAAAAGGTGAATATACTCTTCTTTTAAATAGTGATGTTATAGTAAAAGATGATACAATAAACAATACTCTTAGCTATATTAAAGATCATCCTAATGCTGGAGCTGTTGGATGTCGTATTCTTCTTGCTGATGGTTCACTTGATAAGGCTTGTAAACGTTCATTTCCAACTGTTGATGTGTCATTTTATAGAATGTGTGGTCTTTCAAAGCTATTTCCAAATAGTCCACGTTTTAATAGATATAATCTATCATATCTTGATGAGTGTGAAATTCATAGTATTGACTGTCTTGTTGGAGCATACATGTTAATGCCAAGTAGTCTTTATAAAGAAGTTGGTGGACTTGATGAGGATTACTTCATGTATGGTGAGGATATTGACTTGTGTTATAAAATTAAGAAGCTTGGATATGATGTAATTTACTATGGTAAAAATACTATAACACATTATAAGGGTGCAAGTGGTAAAAATAAGCGTTTGTTATATGAGTTTTATAATTCCATGGATATATTCTACAGGAAACATTACAAAGATGAAAATAATTTCATAGTAAATACATTTATTCATGCCTCTATCTGGCTTATGTACTATGTTAAATTAATATTAAGTTATATACGAAGATAG
- the truD gene encoding tRNA pseudouridine(13) synthase TruD produces MLNAETFITNTKPTGGIIREENEDFYVEEVPLQMPTGEGQNTWIQIEKNGRTTLDVVLDIAKILHISRKRTGFAGMKDRSAITRQWLCVSNMTKEELPNLEDQLHNVKILDIQQSQKKLRMGQLKGNKFKLNIKNTNNPAEDKEIAEEVLESLKKTGVPNYYGYQRFGELRSTTHLVGKCLVEGDIKGAVDTYIGNPNENEKGIHYDSRKLYDEGDLKGAYELMPKSMRYEKSMIKVLIDAERKRGDVDEKDYIKAIESLPKPLKRMFVNAYESYLFNKVINERAKVGINKYLPGDIIIDGEERWVHDVDEKTIQDDIDNFKVNPTAPLYGSKVPLADGVEGEIERRVMDEENITKEAFQCPKTPKLGSHGVRRSVRFKIEDTNVTQIDDGICVEFFIPRGCYATAVLREIIKHNV; encoded by the coding sequence ATGTTAAATGCAGAAACATTCATAACAAACACCAAACCAACAGGTGGAATAATAAGAGAAGAAAATGAGGACTTCTATGTAGAGGAAGTTCCACTACAGATGCCTACAGGTGAAGGACAAAATACATGGATTCAAATTGAAAAAAATGGAAGAACAACACTAGATGTAGTACTTGACATTGCAAAAATACTTCATATCAGCCGTAAAAGAACAGGATTTGCTGGAATGAAGGACAGATCTGCAATAACCAGACAATGGCTATGTGTAAGTAATATGACAAAAGAAGAACTTCCAAATTTAGAGGATCAACTTCATAATGTTAAAATTCTTGACATACAACAAAGTCAGAAAAAGCTTAGAATGGGACAACTAAAAGGAAATAAGTTCAAATTAAATATTAAAAATACAAACAATCCTGCTGAGGATAAAGAAATTGCCGAAGAAGTTCTTGAATCACTAAAAAAGACTGGTGTTCCTAACTATTATGGATATCAACGTTTTGGTGAATTAAGATCAACAACACATCTTGTTGGAAAATGTCTAGTTGAAGGAGACATTAAAGGTGCTGTTGATACATACATTGGAAATCCTAATGAAAATGAAAAAGGAATCCATTATGATTCAAGAAAACTCTATGATGAGGGAGATCTTAAAGGTGCATATGAACTTATGCCAAAAAGTATGAGATATGAAAAGTCAATGATTAAAGTTTTAATTGATGCTGAGCGTAAACGAGGAGATGTTGATGAAAAAGATTATATTAAAGCTATTGAATCTCTTCCAAAACCTCTTAAAAGAATGTTTGTAAATGCATATGAATCATATCTCTTCAATAAGGTTATTAATGAACGTGCAAAGGTTGGAATTAACAAGTATCTCCCTGGTGATATTATAATTGATGGTGAGGAAAGATGGGTTCATGATGTAGATGAAAAGACAATACAGGATGATATTGATAATTTTAAAGTTAATCCTACAGCACCACTTTATGGATCTAAAGTACCTCTTGCAGATGGAGTTGAAGGTGAAATTGAAAGACGAGTAATGGATGAAGAGAACATTACAAAAGAAGCATTCCAGTGTCCTAAAACACCTAAACTTGGAAGTCATGGTGTAAGACGATCTGTTCGTTTTAAAATTGAAGATACAAATGTTACACAAATTGATGATGGAATATGTGTTGAATTCTTCATACCAAGAGGATGTTATGCAACTGCTGTTCTTCGTGAAATAATAAAACATAATGTATAA
- a CDS encoding UDP-glucose/GDP-mannose dehydrogenase family protein yields MNITMIGTGYVGLVTGTCFSEMGNEVYCVDVIEEKIESLKRGEVPIYEPGLEVLIENNYKNGNLHFTTNLAEALENSEICFIAVGTPMGEDGSADLQYVKQVAKQIGEAIIHDMIVVNKSTVPVGTADIVDSIIKEELEKRSVDYNVSVVSNPEFLKEGSAVMDFMKPERVIVGTDDADAIEYMKNLYEPFTKNHERMIIMDVRSAEMSKYASNSMLANRISFMNEIANICDKVGANVDNVRKGMGSDTRIGHSFLYPGCGYGGSCFPKDVIALIKTATDNGYDAKLLKSVEDVNNSQKHYVVNKIKSVLGDDLTGYTFAIWGLAFKPETDDMREASSIVIINELIDAGAKINAYDPKAMDSAKDFYLKDLDINYCDSKYEVLEGADALVLITEWKEFRSPDFNRIKSLLKNNIIFDGRNQFKNSFMNKNGFDYYAVGK; encoded by the coding sequence ATGAACATTACAATGATAGGAACAGGCTATGTGGGACTTGTAACAGGTACATGCTTCTCTGAAATGGGAAATGAAGTATACTGTGTTGATGTAATTGAAGAAAAAATAGAATCATTAAAACGTGGCGAAGTTCCAATATATGAGCCAGGACTTGAAGTACTAATTGAAAATAACTACAAAAATGGAAATCTTCACTTTACAACAAATCTTGCAGAAGCACTAGAAAATTCAGAAATATGTTTCATAGCAGTAGGAACACCAATGGGTGAAGATGGAAGTGCAGACTTACAATATGTAAAACAAGTAGCAAAACAAATTGGAGAAGCAATAATACATGACATGATAGTTGTAAATAAATCAACAGTACCAGTTGGAACAGCAGATATTGTAGATTCAATAATTAAAGAAGAACTAGAAAAAAGATCTGTAGATTATAATGTATCTGTCGTATCAAATCCAGAATTCCTAAAAGAAGGAAGTGCTGTTATGGACTTCATGAAACCTGAACGTGTAATTGTTGGTACAGATGATGCTGATGCAATAGAATACATGAAAAACCTTTATGAACCATTTACAAAAAATCATGAAAGAATGATAATAATGGATGTTCGCAGTGCAGAGATGAGTAAATATGCATCAAATTCAATGCTTGCAAATCGTATATCATTTATGAATGAAATAGCAAATATCTGCGATAAGGTAGGAGCAAACGTTGATAATGTACGTAAAGGTATGGGTAGTGATACAAGAATAGGACATAGTTTCCTCTATCCTGGATGTGGATATGGTGGAAGTTGTTTCCCTAAAGATGTAATAGCACTTATTAAAACTGCAACAGACAATGGATACGATGCAAAACTACTTAAAAGTGTAGAAGATGTAAATAATTCCCAAAAACACTACGTTGTAAACAAGATAAAATCAGTACTTGGTGATGACCTAACAGGTTATACATTTGCAATATGGGGACTTGCATTTAAACCTGAAACTGATGATATGCGTGAAGCATCATCAATTGTAATAATTAATGAATTAATAGATGCAGGTGCAAAGATAAATGCATACGATCCTAAAGCTATGGATTCAGCAAAAGACTTCTATCTTAAAGACTTAGATATTAACTACTGTGATAGTAAATATGAAGTACTTGAAGGTGCAGATGCACTTGTTTTAATTACAGAATGGAAAGAATTTAGAAGTCCAGATTTCAATAGAATTAAATCATTACTTAAAAATAACATTATATTTGATGGAAGAAATCAATTTAAAAATAGTTTCATGAATAAAAATGGATTTGACTACTATGCTGTAGGAAAATAA
- a CDS encoding undecaprenyl-phosphate glucose phosphotransferase, translating to MIRENQQLFNILNVIFDVNVVLISIFSICSFIIANLNSITGISLTLTYELPYLFFILLIPSYLILFYELKLYMPQRTNKSIFSEASKIMEANFLEFLFLTMMSTFGILKVTSEFLAIFLVVNTILAIIERAMVRVVLRAMRSRNFNIKYILVVGAGQYGRKFVETIDRNPYLGYRVIGFLDDNVIGNVSGIDVIGKLDDIEDVIEDNIVDRVVISIAPHHFKVFEDLTQRCEKMGVRVDIIPDYYRYITSHPSIEMIDNIPLISVRYLPLDISYNNYTKRIFEILFVIIVSIIISPLLLVVAVIIKLTSPGPVIYKQDRVGRDGEIFKMYKFRSMRVDEDDNDSNDHLTWTQRDDPRITKIGHFIRKTSIDELPQFYNILKGDMSLIGPRPERPFFVNKFKESVPKYMIKHHVRPGMTGWAQIHGYRGNTSIVRRIEYDIYYVENWSLMLDIKIFFKTLVILLTDKNAY from the coding sequence ATGATTCGTGAAAATCAACAATTATTTAATATCTTAAATGTTATTTTTGATGTTAATGTAGTTTTAATATCAATATTTTCAATATGTTCTTTTATAATAGCAAATTTAAATAGCATTACTGGTATATCATTAACATTAACATATGAATTACCATACTTATTTTTTATACTTTTAATTCCAAGTTATCTTATACTTTTTTATGAATTAAAGTTATATATGCCTCAGCGTACAAATAAGAGTATTTTTTCTGAAGCATCAAAGATAATGGAGGCAAACTTTCTTGAATTTTTATTTTTAACTATGATGTCTACATTTGGCATACTAAAAGTTACAAGTGAGTTTCTTGCAATATTTTTAGTTGTAAATACAATTCTTGCAATAATTGAACGTGCAATGGTACGTGTTGTTCTTCGTGCTATGCGTTCTCGTAACTTCAATATTAAATATATTCTTGTTGTTGGAGCAGGACAGTATGGTCGTAAGTTTGTTGAAACAATTGACCGTAATCCATACCTTGGATATAGAGTAATTGGATTTCTTGATGATAATGTTATAGGAAATGTTTCAGGTATTGATGTTATAGGTAAACTTGATGATATTGAAGATGTTATTGAAGATAATATTGTTGATCGTGTAGTTATTAGTATTGCACCACATCATTTTAAGGTATTTGAAGATCTAACACAAAGATGTGAAAAGATGGGTGTTCGTGTTGATATAATACCTGACTACTACAGATATATTACATCACATCCTAGTATTGAGATGATTGATAATATTCCACTTATCAGTGTTAGATATCTTCCACTTGATATTTCATATAATAATTATACTAAGAGAATTTTTGAAATATTATTTGTTATTATTGTTTCTATAATAATTTCACCTCTTCTTTTAGTTGTTGCAGTTATTATTAAGTTAACATCACCAGGTCCTGTTATATATAAACAGGATCGTGTAGGTCGTGATGGTGAAATATTTAAGATGTATAAATTTAGAAGTATGCGTGTTGATGAAGATGACAATGATAGTAATGATCATCTTACATGGACACAAAGAGATGATCCGCGTATTACAAAGATTGGACATTTTATACGTAAAACTAGTATTGATGAATTACCACAGTTTTATAACATTCTAAAAGGTGATATGAGTCTTATTGGTCCTAGACCTGAACGTCCATTTTTTGTAAATAAATTTAAAGAATCAGTTCCTAAGTATATGATTAAACATCATGTACGTCCTGGTATGACAGGTTGGGCTCAGATTCATGGTTATCGTGGAAATACTTCTATTGTTCGTAGAATTGAGTATGATATTTATTATGTTGAAAACTGGTCTTTAATGCTTGATATTAAGATATTTTTTAAGACTCTTGTTATTCTTTTAACTGATAAAAATGCATACTAA
- a CDS encoding DUF1616 domain-containing protein, which translates to MLFIFKQSSRYMLMVSLISLLPFILLLTLDFPDYITILLFTIEFLLVGISVTCLFYPDISFKEITRKPILIVAFSIISTLISMIITIYLLKTRVMNVVTVLSAFAVIFSYIALYRQQKLMVEDKEESLEIIHNIYTVISLSIVAIVGIFVPPFNRVLGWAAFALPFMVFLPGYYVFNGLIPQKDEFSYTERAVAAIFISALMTSVIGIILMEVVGELDIAHLSLIMIMVTIVSMIYYVSKTRTVGKYKLFYHKKTNDVLKVITIVALIAVLLSGIHIQDQESSGNATLDVNGINKTANEDGYVNFTNGEVMNLSIDVANHQFNDKNYVMKIVINNDTTNKVLEEHKVSLKNNESTTITTNITMSPGNKDIQFILYDEDNNPVVIRHLKVSVSDYMDDYSYSDTTTSDTSASSSSDASASDSGN; encoded by the coding sequence ATGCTTTTTATATTTAAACAATCATCAAGATATATGCTAATGGTTTCATTGATTTCATTATTGCCATTTATTTTATTGTTAACATTAGATTTTCCTGATTATATAACAATCTTGTTATTTACAATAGAATTTTTACTTGTAGGAATTAGTGTAACATGCCTGTTTTATCCTGATATTTCATTTAAAGAAATTACAAGAAAGCCAATATTAATAGTTGCCTTTAGTATTATATCTACATTAATAAGTATGATAATAACAATTTATCTTCTTAAAACAAGAGTTATGAACGTTGTAACTGTACTATCTGCATTTGCTGTTATATTTTCATACATTGCACTTTACAGACAACAAAAGCTCATGGTAGAAGATAAAGAAGAATCTCTTGAAATAATTCATAATATCTATACAGTTATATCATTAAGTATCGTTGCAATTGTAGGAATATTTGTACCACCATTTAATAGGGTTTTAGGATGGGCTGCTTTTGCTTTACCATTTATGGTATTTTTACCAGGATACTATGTATTTAATGGTCTTATTCCTCAAAAGGATGAATTTTCATATACAGAACGTGCAGTAGCTGCAATATTTATAAGTGCACTTATGACATCTGTTATTGGAATTATATTAATGGAAGTAGTAGGAGAACTTGACATAGCACATCTTTCACTTATAATGATCATGGTAACAATTGTTTCAATGATATATTATGTTTCAAAAACAAGAACTGTTGGAAAATACAAGTTATTCTATCATAAAAAGACAAATGATGTACTTAAAGTTATAACAATTGTTGCACTTATTGCTGTACTTCTAAGTGGAATTCACATCCAGGATCAGGAAAGTTCTGGAAATGCAACACTTGATGTTAATGGAATTAATAAAACAGCAAATGAGGATGGATATGTCAACTTTACAAATGGAGAAGTAATGAATCTATCAATTGATGTTGCAAATCATCAATTTAATGATAAAAACTATGTAATGAAAATTGTAATTAATAATGATACAACAAATAAGGTACTTGAAGAACATAAAGTATCACTTAAAAACAATGAATCAACAACAATTACAACAAATATTACAATGAGTCCTGGAAATAAGGATATTCAGTTTATATTATATGATGAAGATAACAATCCAGTTGTAATACGACATCTTAAAGTTTCAGTATCAGATTATATGGATGATTACTCATATTCAGATACTACAACATCTGATACATCAGCATCATCAAGTAGTGATGCTTCAGCATCTGATAGTGGAAATTAA
- a CDS encoding glycosyltransferase family 2 protein, whose protein sequence is MENKVTVIIPNYNNRQLLENLLKSLDDAQHKYPFSILIVDDNSQDDSVEFIKENYPDIELIANTQNHGFAYTVNCGIRNTTSEFIYLLNNDTTVNEDFLIEALKTINSENNIFAVSSKMLQMNNPGFIDDAGDEYTIMGWSKKRGDGKPIIKYAHDSEVFSACAGAALYRRDIFDEIGYFDENFGSYVEDMDLSFRAKLHGYKIYYSANSIVNHYGSAATGSRYNAFKVEISARNNIYMIYKNMNIFMLVLNFIFICLGIIIKYLFFHHKGFEKQYISGIRKAMKSRGNLKKTENIKAKNYLKVEFEMIKNTLTYIF, encoded by the coding sequence ATGGAAAATAAGGTAACAGTTATAATACCAAATTATAATAATAGACAACTACTTGAAAATCTTCTAAAATCACTAGATGATGCACAACATAAATATCCATTTTCTATACTTATAGTAGATGATAACTCCCAAGATGACAGTGTAGAGTTTATAAAAGAAAACTATCCTGACATAGAACTTATTGCAAATACACAAAATCATGGCTTTGCATACACTGTAAATTGTGGAATAAGAAATACAACATCAGAATTTATATATCTTCTAAATAATGATACAACAGTAAATGAGGACTTTCTAATAGAGGCACTTAAAACAATAAATAGTGAGAATAACATATTTGCAGTATCATCTAAGATGCTTCAGATGAACAATCCTGGATTTATTGATGATGCAGGTGATGAATATACAATAATGGGCTGGAGTAAAAAAAGAGGAGATGGAAAGCCTATTATAAAATATGCACATGATAGTGAAGTTTTCAGTGCATGTGCAGGAGCAGCACTATACAGACGTGATATCTTTGATGAAATTGGATATTTTGATGAAAACTTTGGAAGTTATGTTGAGGATATGGACTTATCTTTCAGGGCAAAATTACATGGATATAAGATATACTACAGTGCAAATTCAATAGTTAATCATTATGGAAGTGCAGCTACAGGTTCAAGATATAATGCTTTTAAAGTTGAAATATCGGCAAGAAACAATATTTATATGATATATAAAAATATGAACATATTTATGTTAGTTTTAAATTTCATATTTATATGTCTTGGAATTATAATAAAATACCTATTTTTCCATCATAAGGGATTTGAAAAACAATACATAAGTGGAATAAGAAAAGCTATGAAAAGTCGTGGAAATCTTAAGAAAACTGAAAATATCAAAGCTAAAAACTACTTAAAAGTTGAATTTGAAATGATAAAAAATACATTAACATACATATTCTAA